One stretch of Glandiceps talaboti chromosome 7, keGlaTala1.1, whole genome shotgun sequence DNA includes these proteins:
- the LOC144437644 gene encoding nuclear transport factor 2-like, with translation MNVFAQFKEIGFAFANHYYITFDANRSNLRPLYAPSALLTFENDQFQGPDAIITKLTSLPFQVVKHVTTTVDCQPIDERTVLVFVVGQLKTDDDPPHGFSQVFQLKTDGNTWFIVNDMFRLTLHHQ, from the exons ATGAACGTGTTTGCGCAATTCAAAGAGATAGGATTTGCGTTTGCTAACCATTATTACATCACATTCGACGCAAATCGATCCAACCTCAGACCTCTTTAT GCTCCAAGTGCTTTACTAACATTTGAAAATGATCAGTTCCAAGGACCTGATGCTATTATTACAAAACTTACT TCACTACCATTTCAGGTTGTCAAGCATGTAACTACAACAGTAGATTGCCAACCTATTGATGAACGTACCGTTCTTGTCTTTGTGGTTGGTCAGCTAAAG ACAGATGATGACCCACCTCACGGATTCAGTCAAGTTTTCCAATTAAAAACAGATGGTAATACTTGGTTCATTGTCAATGATATGTTCAGGCTTACTTTGCATCATCAATAG
- the LOC144437955 gene encoding DNA repair protein XRCC2-like translates to MCACNSESGAQLLARLGTRPNLDGIDPRLFTQTMSLKPGNIIEVCGESGCGKTEMLLHWIAHCILPDSWQGVPCRGRDVDVLFIDNDCHFSILRLVSILESKVEGYIHQTGSTDQSNNHDVETLIKSCLQHFHYERCHNTVELLVTIEMLETLLGNKPNIAVVMVDSISAFYWMDRNNYGETKLQHLTSTLQKVTQDYQLVTFLTNSLVNYNTPNRDDNGGSVNSWHLNVDPISRIWQKISTKRYFMWKRSASEFTICLQSQESDQQRLFITDGGVQYV, encoded by the exons ATGTGCGCTTGTAATTCGGAAAGTGGGGCACAG TTACTGGCTCGTTTGGGAACCAGACCAAACTTGGATGGAATAGACCCAAGGCTATTCACTCAGACCATGTCCTTAAAACCAGGAAACATAATTGAGGTGTGTGGTGAGAGTGGATGTGGCAAAACTGAAATGTTACTGCATTGGATTGCACATTGTATCTTACCTGACAGCTGGCAAGGTGTTCCATGCAGAGGTCGAGATGTTGATGTTCTCTTTATTGACAATGATTGTCATTTCTCCATTCTACGACTGGTCAGTATACTCGAAAGCAAAGTTGAGGGCTACATCCACCAGACTGGTAGTACAGACCAATCAAATAACCATGATGTAGAAACGCTAATCAAGTCGTGCTTGCAACATTTTCATTACGAACGTTGTCACAACACAGTTGAACTCCTGGTTACTATAGAAATGTTGGAGACGTTGCTAGGCAACAAACCAAACATTGCTGTTGTTATGGTAGACAGTATTAGTGCTTTTTACTGGATGGACCGCAATAATTATGGAGAGACAAAACTCCAACACTTGACAAGTACTCTACAGAAGGTTACCCAGGACTATCAACTTGTAACATTTCTAACCAACTCACTTGTCAATTATAATACCCCAAATCGAGATGACAACGGGGGTAGTGTCAACTCATGGCATCTTAACGTGGACCCAATTAGCAGGATCTGGCAGAAAATATCCACTAAGCGATACTTTATGTGGAAACGTTCTGCATCAGAATTTACTATTTGCTTACAGTCGCAAGAATCGGACCAACAAAGACTATTTATAACAGATGGTGGTGTTCAATATGTCTAG
- the LOC144437251 gene encoding 2-hydroxyacyl-CoA lyase 1-like — MASEESLDGATILCRSLKDQGVEFVFGIVGFPIIEVGVAAQAAGLKFIAMRNEQAASYAASAIGYLTGRPAACLVVSGPGLVHALSGMANAMANAWPLIVIGGSCDADQEGMGAFQEFPQVESTRLYSKFAARPSKIERIPFYVEKAVRTSITGRPGACYIDLAGSMVNKRTSSSEVEFVEKCRAGPRMMADPDAVKEAVNLLTSSSRPLVIVGKGAAIARAEDSVRQFIETHKLPFLPTPMGKGVLPDDHPLCVAPARSRALLKADVIILLGARLNWILHFGIAPRFAPDTRFIQVDICPEELNNNVGLRCTGLAGDVGLVTEQLMQALGKFPGVYKHPETSSWWKELDDKIASNVQASNDLAAQTSLPMNYYNVFDKMRKVLPKDCIIVSEGANTMDIGRTMLPNYLPRHRLDAGSFGTMGVGLGFAIAAAVWLKHIGSNKRVVCVEGDSAFGFSGMELETVHRYNLPILFVVVNNNGITMGIDEDFYQAVREEKQEESRLPVVALSPNARYDKMMEAFHGKGYYVNTPEELEKALDSCLNVHPTTPSLINVLINPSSDRKKQDFFWLTRSKM; from the exons ATGGCGAGCGAAGAAAGTTTGGATGGGGCTACAATTCTATGTAGATCCCTAAAAGATCAG ggTGTTGAATTTGTGTTTGGTATTGTTGGGTTTCCAATCATAGAAGTTGGTGTTGCAGCCCAAGCAGCTGGTTTGAAGTTCATTGCTATGAGAAATGAACAAGCT GCATCCTATGCAGCATCAGCCATTGGTTACTTGACAGGCAG GCCAGCAGCATGTTTGGTTGTATCTGGTCCAGGTCTTGTTCATGCACTTAGTGGAATGGCTAATGCTATGGCCAACGCATG GCCATTGATTGTCATTGGAGGCTCCTGTGATGCAGATCAGGAAGGCATGGGTGCTTTTCAGGAATTTCCACAG GTTGAAAGTACACGACTATACAGCAAATTTGCAGCAAGACCGTCCAAGATTGAAAGGATCCCATTCTATGTAGAAAAG GCTGTGAGAACCAGCATAACTGGAAGACCTGGTGCCTGTTATATTGATCTTGCCGGTAGTATGGTCAACAAGAGAACATCATCATCTGAAGTAGA GTTTGTAGAGAAATGTAGAGCTGGTCCACGTATGATGGCAGACCCTGATGCAGTGAAGGAAGCTGTCAATTTACTTACATCCTCATCAAGACCGCTGGTCATTGTTGGCAAAG GGGCTGCCATAGCACGTGCAGAAGACAGTGTACGTCAGTTCATTGAAACTCATAAACTGCCATTCCTACCAACACCAATGGGGAAAGGTGTTCTTCCTGATGACCATCCACTGTGTGTTGCACCTGCAAGATCCAG GGCTTTGCTGAAAGCTGATGTTATTATACTGCTTGGTGCACGTTTGAACTGGATACTTCACTTTGGGATTGCACCAAGATTTGCTCCAGACACAAGATTTATACAG GTTGATATATGTCCAGAAGAACTCAACAACAATGTGGGTTTAAGATGTACAGGTCTTGCTGGTGATGTGGGCCTAGTTACAGAACAG CTAATGCAAGCACTTGGTAAGTTTCCTGGTGTGTATAAACATCCAGAGACAAGTTCATGGTGGAAAGAATTAGATGACAAGATTGCCAGTAATGTACAAGCTAGTAACGACCTTGCTGCACAGACATCCTTACCTATGAACTATTACAATGTCTTTGAtaag ATGAGGAAAGTGTTACCTAAAGACTGTATTATTGTcagtgagggcgctaacaccATGGATATTGGTCGCACTATGTTACCAAATTATTTACCAAGACATAG GTTAGATGCAGGTTCATTTGGTACAATGGGAGTTGGCCTAGGGTTTGCCATTGCTGCTGCAGTCTGGTTAAAACACATTGGATCTAATAAGAGAGTTGTATGTGTGGAAGGGGATAGTGCATTTGGATTTTCTGGTATGGAATTAGAAACAGTTCATAG ATACAATCTACCTATTTTATTTGTGGTTGTTAACAACAATGGCATTACCATGGGAATAGATGAGGACTTCTACCAAGCTGTGAGGGAAGAGAAACAAGAAGAGTCAAG ACTACCGGTGGTAGCACTCTCACCCAATGCTAGGTATGACAAAATGATGGAAGCATTCCATGGCAAGGGTTACTATGTCAACACACCAGAAGAATTAGAGAAAGCATTGGATTCTTGTCTAAATGTGCATCCAACAACGCCCTCACTCATCAATGTTTTAATAAATCCATCGTCTGACAGGAAAAAACAG GATTTTTTCTGGTTGACAAGAAGCAAAATGTGA